One Endozoicomonas gorgoniicola DNA window includes the following coding sequences:
- a CDS encoding IS110 family RNA-guided transposase codes for MQSILKCCAGLDVHKMMVMATVQTEDENGEIKEITQSFKTYRRERRKLRDFLVKHQVELVVMESTGVYWKCVHETLIKAGLKVWVVNARHVKNVPGRKTDVQDSQWLATLGRCGLLRPSFVPPPDIEQLRLLFRRRQKLVGQLAGEKTRLHKVLDDAGIRLGGVVSDIHGKSAQEMIQGLIDGLPPQELVKFARGKLKSKTKELFDSMEGSLSSAHLTVLKSIRKHIQYLDDEVAELDAGIRNIVQTQYREPWQLLQTLPGVDEIAAAGLIAEIGDDMSAFGSRESLASWAGLCPGNNESAGKRKSGKTRKGNQSLRRLMCEISQAAVKTKSQFKGKHQSLTIRRGYKRSIIAIGHKMLRVIYCILTRLTPYKDPEIDYEALTVHRNAPRWLQMLQKYNYLPALTKE; via the coding sequence ATGCAGTCAATTTTGAAATGTTGTGCTGGCCTCGATGTTCACAAGATGATGGTCATGGCGACTGTTCAGACCGAAGATGAAAACGGCGAAATCAAAGAGATCACTCAGTCGTTCAAGACGTATCGACGTGAACGCAGGAAGCTTCGCGACTTCCTGGTGAAACATCAGGTTGAGCTCGTAGTCATGGAAAGTACTGGCGTTTACTGGAAATGCGTTCACGAAACTCTGATTAAAGCAGGCCTCAAGGTCTGGGTTGTCAATGCCCGTCACGTCAAGAATGTGCCCGGTCGCAAGACTGATGTCCAGGACAGTCAGTGGCTGGCAACACTGGGTCGGTGTGGTTTGCTTCGCCCCAGCTTTGTACCGCCCCCTGATATCGAGCAGCTGAGGTTGCTGTTTCGCCGTCGTCAGAAACTGGTGGGGCAGCTTGCCGGTGAAAAGACCCGTCTGCATAAAGTTCTGGACGATGCCGGCATCCGTCTCGGTGGTGTAGTGAGTGACATACATGGCAAGTCCGCACAGGAAATGATTCAGGGACTGATTGACGGCCTGCCTCCGCAAGAGCTGGTGAAGTTTGCCCGTGGCAAGCTGAAGAGCAAAACCAAAGAGTTATTCGACAGCATGGAAGGCTCGCTGTCTTCAGCACATCTGACAGTGCTTAAGAGCATCCGGAAACATATTCAGTATCTGGATGATGAGGTTGCCGAATTGGATGCGGGAATACGCAATATTGTACAAACTCAGTACCGGGAACCCTGGCAGCTATTGCAAACCCTTCCGGGAGTCGATGAGATCGCAGCAGCAGGGTTGATTGCTGAGATCGGTGATGACATGAGTGCCTTTGGCAGCCGGGAGTCTCTGGCATCCTGGGCAGGCCTATGTCCGGGCAACAATGAAAGTGCCGGTAAGCGTAAGAGTGGTAAAACTCGTAAGGGCAACCAGTCCTTACGACGGCTGATGTGTGAGATCAGTCAGGCAGCTGTAAAGACCAAAAGCCAGTTCAAAGGCAAACATCAAAGCCTGACCATTCGCCGTGGATATAAGCGCAGCATCATTGCCATCGGACATAAAATGTTGCGGGTGATCTACTGCATCCTCACCAGGCTTACGCCCTACAAGGATCCAGAGATTGATTACGAAGCACTGACGGTTCACAGGAATGCACCGCGCTGGTTACAGATGCTCCAGAAATATAATTATCTGCCAGCTTTAACTAAAGAATAA